The Verrucomicrobiia bacterium genome includes the window GTGGGCGGCGCGCGAGGAAATGGCCCGCACCCTCGACGATGTGCTGGCGCGACGCACCCGCGCATTATTCCTGAATGCCCGGGCGGCAATCGCAATGGCCCCAGCCGTGGCGCGGCTCATGGCGTCCGAGTTGGGCCAGGACGAGCCGTGGCAGCGCCTGCAAATCGAGACGTTCAACAAAATCGCCGAGGGATTTTTACCCCCCTGTCCCCAGAAAGGAACAGGAGGAAACGGAGAGAACGGAGATTTTTGAGACGTAATGCCTCAGTGACTACGGGGCTGCCGGCTGAAGCCGGCGTTCCGGACGCGCGGAACGCCGCCTTTAGGCGGCAGCGCCCGCCGTCACTAACCGATTACTTTGAAACACTTTTCGGCCATTGACTTTACCTTCCTCAGGGCGATACTGCTTTTCAGACTGGCTTATGAACCGGCTCCGGTCAATCGCTGTGCCCGGAAAAGGCTTCGGACCCGCCACGAGGTTAGGCTCCATTCCCGCATCTGGCCCAGGCGAAACCAGCGGCCCGGGATTTACGTTGATCGAGCTGCTGGTGGTCATTGCCATCATCGCCATTCTGGCGGCGATGCTGTTGCCGGGGCTGGCGCGGGCTCGGTCAAAGGCAGACTCCATCGCCTGCCGGAGCAATTTGCATCAAATCATGATCGGCATGAGCATGTATGTGCAGGAGGACCATGCTTACCCGGGGTACGACATGCCATGGATGACCCAAATCAAGCCTTACGTGAGCGTCTCATGGCCTGCAAACAACTACACTAATTCAGGTCCTGGAGATGGGGTCTGGACAGGCCCTCGACAGAGCGTCTATGCATGCCCTGGTTACAATCGCGTTCAAGGCATATTCTTAAGCACTCCTAATTCTTACAACACGTCGCGCATGGCGTGGATTGGAAGCTATGGGTACAATTATGGCGGAGCAGCCGGGCCCGGTTTAGGTGGTTCTGTTTTTCAGAATCCTCCAACAGGTGTGATCTATAAACCCCTTCCAGAAACAGCCGTAAGAAATCCCAGCGATATGATTGCGCTTGGCGATGCTGTTCTGTGGCCTGTCCCCCTTAATGCCAGCGCGTCTGATTACAACGAGCCGCCCAGGGGCAGTTTCATTCTGAGTGAAGCTTTCGATCCCGGTTTTGATCGCGAGGTCCGGGGTATGCCTGCAAATGATCCGGCTGTGATTGCAATCGCAAAGCGTCATGAAGGCCGATGGAACATAGGCTTTTGCGACGGGCACGTTGAGAACCTGCGAGCCAGCGATTTATTCGATCTGAGGAATTCGTTGGTCGCCAGGCGCTGGAACAACGACCATCAACCCCATAACCAGGGATGGGCTCCCTTTCCGTAGTGCTGGCGCGGTTGCTCCTCGCCTCGACCTGCCAAAACCCTTGCTCCCTCTGGCCGCAATGAACAATGAAAAATAGCGAATACTCGATGTTCAATGAAGCACCCGTACCTCGGGGCCATCTGCAAAGAGCTTGATTGCCCGCCTCTGATGGTCGGCGGAGTCGAAGATCCGTTGAACGGGCGCAACCTCTCCGAGGTTGGCTCGGCTGCGCGACATTTTTCCCAGGGTAGCTCCCCCGCCCTTTCTAATCCTCTCAACGCAAACGCTGATCACGGGACGGGTACTAGAAACAGGTTACCCCTACGGGGTTTGAACCCGCGGCTGGGTCTGGGTCCAAGCCGCCGAAAACCACCTGGGATTACGTCGTCGCCTACACTCTGTCATTGGCCCCGTCCATCTATATGAATGCATACCTCGCGGAATTCATCGGCACCGCCCTGCTGGTCACCTTCGGCAACGGGGTTGTGGCCAACGTCGTGCTGGCGCGCACCAACGGGAATAACTCGGGCTGGATTGTCATCACCGCCGGGTGGGCGTTCGCGGTTTTCATTGGGGTGTTTTGCGCGCAGTCCTTCAGCGGCGCGCATCTAAACCCCGCTGTCACCCTGGCGATGGCGGCGGCGGGGAAATTCGCATGGGGCAAGGTGGCCGGCTACATGGCGGCGCAATTGCTGGGGGCAATCGTGGGCGGGGCCTGGGTCTATTTCTTCTACCGCGAGCATTTCAAGCTGACCGAAGACGCCAACGCAAAGCTGGCGTGCTTTTGCACCCGGCCAAACATACGCAATGTGCCGCAGGCCTTTTTCTGCGAGTTGAGCGGGACCTTTCTCCTTGTCTTCCCTGTGTTCCTGATGACCGACGCCAAGCTCAAGCTGCCCTTTTTCGGCGCGGGAAGCGAAGTGACCATTGGCTTGGGGACCCTAGGCGCCCTGCCGGTTGGCCTGCTGGTTTTCGCCATCGGCCTGTCCCTGGGCGGAGTGACTGGCTATGCGATCAATCCGGCTCGTGACCTCGGGCCGCGCCTGGCGCACGCGTTTCTGCCTGTCCCAGGCAAACGGGACAACGACTGGGGCTACGCGTGGGTGCCGGTGCTTGCGCCGCTATTAGGCGGATTGCTGGCTGCGTGGGCCAATCGCCTGCTGTTATGAGGATGAGGGCGCTGAGAGGTAAACATGCAGAAAGGAACAGGAGGAAACGGAGAGAACGGAGATTCTTGAAACACTTTTGTGATGTGCGAGAAACCCTGATTGAGAATTGTGCATTGAGCATTTTACATTTTTCATTGCACGCAGCTCTTGCAGGATTCTCAGCGCCTCTGTTTTCTCTGTGCTCTCCTGTTTCCCCCTATCAAACTTGGGTTGTGGCGGCGGGCTCCTGTCCGGCGCGATAATGAATCACCTTGACCTTTTCCAAAGTAACCAGCCCGCCCTTCATCATCTCATCGAGGCAGGGGAGGAACAGGCGCAGGTTCTCTTCGGCATCGACAATTTCAATGACCAGGGGGAGGTCAAAGGAAAGGCGCAGGATTTTGGCGGTGTGGAGGCGGCTGGATTTGCCAAAGCCCATCGGCCCGCGCAGGACGGTGGCGCCGGCCAGGCGCATTTCGCGCGCCTTGAGAACGATGGCCTCGTAGAGCGGCTTGTGATGCCAGCGGTCGCTCTCGCCGATAAAAATCCGCAACAACATCGCATCCTGGGGCAGGTTCATTTTATGAGCCTTTCATTGGGTGAATTCTCAGGGCGATGACGTGCCCCAGCCAAACCGCGAATAGGCACAGCGCCACGCTCAGCAGAATGTTCAGGGAAGCATAGAGCCATTCTTTGTCCTGAGCCAGGTTGAAGGTTTGCAGGCTGAACGAAGAAAAGGTGGTGAACCCGCCGCAGACCCCAACCATGAAGAAAGTTCGAAAGGCCGGCGAGACCAGCGCGCGGCTTTCTGGCGCGGTGAGTTCAGCGAACAGGCCGATGGCGAACGAGCCGGTGACATTAATCACCAGGGTGCCGACGGGGAAGGTCTGGCCAAAGCGGTGCGAGATGAGCCCGTTGAGGCCGTAGCGGGCCATTGTGCCCAGGGCCCCGCCCAGAGCCAGCCATAGATACACAAGCATGCGCGTAATTCTACTCCTCAGCCGTGATGGCAATCAAGAACGGCGCAGCCTCGCTCATGGTCGAGACATAGTCCAGGGTAGCGATGGGGTTGTCGGGGGTGGGATTGACCCAGGTGGTCTTAAAGAGCCGGACGTACAAGCCGGCGCTGTTGGTAGCGCTCCACACAACCGAACTGTTTTTGAGTTGCGTCGATGGGTCCAAAGTCGAGTTCCAATCGCGGACATCTTCGCCATAAACAATCGGGATGGATTGCTGGCGGGCGTCGGCGTAGTGGAGGACGTAACTGCCGACCTGGACATGCTCGCGCTCCTGCCAGCCGCAGGCATGAAGGAAATGGAGCCGGTGGCAGGTTTGATCGATTTTCATGCCGGTAATTTGCTGCGGGTACTGGGACCGGACCCGCTCCAACTCGCGTCCGGAAAGCTGGACGATGCCGCGCACATCAAAAACCACTCCACCCAACTGCAACAGGCCGCTGGGAAGGATGTCGAGGCTGTTGCTGCTCATCATGCCCGGGCCGGAATGCCACGTTTGGACCAGGGCAGCGTTGTAATAGCCGGTCAGATCGATCAGGTTGCGCTGAGCTTCGGCTAAACGGGGCGGAATCAGCCTGGCAAACAGGCGCCTGGCCGAAGCCAGCGCCGTCAGGTCCGGGGAAGGAATGGCGAGCTGCGAGACCTGGTGGTCTTCAACGCGGGGCGTAAAATGGAAGCGTCCGCTCGAAGCCGGCTGGGTTGGGGCGCGTATGGCAGTATGCGCCTCGGTTAGGATGACGCTGGTGACGGGGACTGCCGAGGCATCCCCGAATAATTCCTTCGACCAGGCCGACAGGTCCATTCGGAGCTGGACGATCAGATGATTGGTCCGGTTGACCCAGGCCGTGACGGGAATCAACGTTCGGCTTGCGGCGATGTTCGTGATGCCTGCGCGTTCCAAAAGCTGTCCCGGGAGTTGCTCCCAGTATAAAAGGCGCACGGGCTGGCCTTGCCAGTCCGAACGCGGGCCGATGCGAAGGTTGCGGGTCTGAAGCAAGAAGTCATCTCCGCCAGGCGGGGCCAGGAGCAAGCGGTAAAGAGGGAGGAGGCGGACCGGGCCAACGGCGGTCCTGAGAGGAGGGGGCACGTCGAATGGCAGGCCATTGGTGATGGGAGTCAAAACCTCGTATTGATTGAGCCTGGGGGCATAAGCCCAGCGCCGGCGGCCATCGCTCACCAGCCGGATTTCAGACTCAGGCGAGTTGAATTCGCTGCGCAGCGCGAGGTTCAATTTGTCGGGCGCTTGGAACACGAGCGAACCGGAACCTTTGACGGGCACCGTTGTGCCCCCGAGCCCGATGTTGAAGGTATCTTCGAAATTGTCCTGGTAATCCTGGATATTGCGGTAAGCCGCTTGCAATTCGCGCGCGGTGCGCTGGGCCAGGCGATTATCGCGATAGCCGGCAAATACAGGCCCAAAGAACAGATAGGCCAGCAACAGAACGACGGCGGCGGCGAAGCCCACGAGCATGCCCCTGCGTGTGGCCCTGCGCTGGCGGCGCACCTCGGCCTCGGGCATATTGGTCTGGACCCAAAACGGGTCGAAGACCTGGCGATAAACCCGGTTACGGACCTGCAAATAACCATTGACCCCGCGGGTCACGCCCGAGAGGCGTAAAATGCTCACCTTCGGATTGGTCTCGTCATCGGGGACCCGCTGGCCTTCGTGGACCTTGCGGTATAAATAGAGCAGGCCCGCCACATCCCCTTCGCTGCGCAGGATGCGTTCGCGGACAAAGATCAGATTATCGTCGCGGTCGCGGGCCTGGCGGGAGAGGAACAGATGATGGGCCAGGAGGTCCACCGTGCGGGGCCGTGGAAGGAGCGGCGGAGCAACCGTGCCGGAAGCCGGTTCGAACCTGGGTGTGGAGAGAACCTCCGCCAAGGACCGGCAAAGGCGCTGGGTGAGATACGGATGGCCTCCGGTCCAGTGCATCACCCGTTCGAGTAATTCCTCTCCGAGGCGGGGATCGGTTCCCAACCCGCGCGCCAGGGGAGCGGCTTCTTGCGGGGTGAAATCGTTGAGCTCGATGCGGCGCCCTATATTGAAAGGGGTCATGCGCGTATCGCGAATGAGGTCTGTGGGCGTGGCCACGCCCAGCAACCCGAAGCCCAGGCGCGCGAAAGCCGAGTCGCGTGAACGGCGGTTGTAACACTCGCGGATGGCAGCGAAGAATTCGTCGGAAGAAAAGGGCAGGCTGCGCACGATGTCGATTTCGTCGATGAAGATCACGAGCTTTGCGGCAACGCGTGGGAGGGCGACAGTTTCGATGGCCATGATCCAACGCTGCAGCGGGCTCGATGCTGGATGGGCCTCTGCGAAAGCCAGCAGTTCATCTTCAAGCCCCAATTGCCGGCCCAGGCGTGAGAGCAGCCCGTCATACCACTGCTCGAGAGTGAGATTCTGGCCGATGGCCGTGAGGTCCAGCACCGCCACAGCCGCTCCCTCTTGTTGCAGGCGTTTGACGGCGCGCACCATCAATGAAGATTTGCCCATCTGGCGCGAGGTCAGGACGTAGCAGAATTCGCCGGCAAGCAAGCCCTGGCACAGGTTCTGGTCGGCCTGGCGCTCGATGTACGAAGGCGCGTCAGGCCGCAGGGTGCCGCCGGTCACATAGAACTCGGCGCCAACTGCAGTGGGCGAGTTGT containing:
- a CDS encoding DUF190 domain-containing protein, translated to MNLPQDAMLLRIFIGESDRWHHKPLYEAIVLKAREMRLAGATVLRGPMGFGKSSRLHTAKILRLSFDLPLVIEIVDAEENLRLFLPCLDEMMKGGLVTLEKVKVIHYRAGQEPAATTQV
- a CDS encoding prepilin-type N-terminal cleavage/methylation domain-containing protein; the protein is MNRLRSIAVPGKGFGPATRLGSIPASGPGETSGPGFTLIELLVVIAIIAILAAMLLPGLARARSKADSIACRSNLHQIMIGMSMYVQEDHAYPGYDMPWMTQIKPYVSVSWPANNYTNSGPGDGVWTGPRQSVYACPGYNRVQGIFLSTPNSYNTSRMAWIGSYGYNYGGAAGPGLGGSVFQNPPTGVIYKPLPETAVRNPSDMIALGDAVLWPVPLNASASDYNEPPRGSFILSEAFDPGFDREVRGMPANDPAVIAIAKRHEGRWNIGFCDGHVENLRASDLFDLRNSLVARRWNNDHQPHNQGWAPFP
- the crcB gene encoding fluoride efflux transporter CrcB — translated: MLVYLWLALGGALGTMARYGLNGLISHRFGQTFPVGTLVINVTGSFAIGLFAELTAPESRALVSPAFRTFFMVGVCGGFTTFSSFSLQTFNLAQDKEWLYASLNILLSVALCLFAVWLGHVIALRIHPMKGS
- a CDS encoding MIP/aquaporin family protein; this translates as MNAYLAEFIGTALLVTFGNGVVANVVLARTNGNNSGWIVITAGWAFAVFIGVFCAQSFSGAHLNPAVTLAMAAAGKFAWGKVAGYMAAQLLGAIVGGAWVYFFYREHFKLTEDANAKLACFCTRPNIRNVPQAFFCELSGTFLLVFPVFLMTDAKLKLPFFGAGSEVTIGLGTLGALPVGLLVFAIGLSLGGVTGYAINPARDLGPRLAHAFLPVPGKRDNDWGYAWVPVLAPLLGGLLAAWANRLLL
- a CDS encoding AAA-like domain-containing protein yields the protein MANGAGILNNSPTAVGAEFYVTGGTLRPDAPSYIERQADQNLCQGLLAGEFCYVLTSRQMGKSSLMVRAVKRLQQEGAAVAVLDLTAIGQNLTLEQWYDGLLSRLGRQLGLEDELLAFAEAHPASSPLQRWIMAIETVALPRVAAKLVIFIDEIDIVRSLPFSSDEFFAAIRECYNRRSRDSAFARLGFGLLGVATPTDLIRDTRMTPFNIGRRIELNDFTPQEAAPLARGLGTDPRLGEELLERVMHWTGGHPYLTQRLCRSLAEVLSTPRFEPASGTVAPPLLPRPRTVDLLAHHLFLSRQARDRDDNLIFVRERILRSEGDVAGLLYLYRKVHEGQRVPDDETNPKVSILRLSGVTRGVNGYLQVRNRVYRQVFDPFWVQTNMPEAEVRRQRRATRRGMLVGFAAAVVLLLAYLFFGPVFAGYRDNRLAQRTARELQAAYRNIQDYQDNFEDTFNIGLGGTTVPVKGSGSLVFQAPDKLNLALRSEFNSPESEIRLVSDGRRRWAYAPRLNQYEVLTPITNGLPFDVPPPLRTAVGPVRLLPLYRLLLAPPGGDDFLLQTRNLRIGPRSDWQGQPVRLLYWEQLPGQLLERAGITNIAASRTLIPVTAWVNRTNHLIVQLRMDLSAWSKELFGDASAVPVTSVILTEAHTAIRAPTQPASSGRFHFTPRVEDHQVSQLAIPSPDLTALASARRLFARLIPPRLAEAQRNLIDLTGYYNAALVQTWHSGPGMMSSNSLDILPSGLLQLGGVVFDVRGIVQLSGRELERVRSQYPQQITGMKIDQTCHRLHFLHACGWQEREHVQVGSYVLHYADARQQSIPIVYGEDVRDWNSTLDPSTQLKNSSVVWSATNSAGLYVRLFKTTWVNPTPDNPIATLDYVSTMSEAAPFLIAITAEE
- a CDS encoding glycerol-3-phosphate dehydrogenase C-terminal domain-containing protein, coding for WAAREEMARTLDDVLARRTRALFLNARAAIAMAPAVARLMASELGQDEPWQRLQIETFNKIAEGFLPPCPQKGTGGNGENGDF